Proteins encoded within one genomic window of Humulus lupulus chromosome 1, drHumLupu1.1, whole genome shotgun sequence:
- the LOC133819948 gene encoding uncharacterized mitochondrial protein AtMg00860-like, which translates to MVDHAKVASVMDWKQLKNVGEVRSFVGRAEYYRMFLKGFSKIFFSLSSLTRKDTKFKWNDQCNKSFQELKRRLMNAPLLTLPEGNEVISISSDASNMGLGGVIMQNAMIVYAFTQLKDYEKNYLTHDIEFAVVVFALKI; encoded by the coding sequence ATGGTGGACCATGCCAAAGTAGCATCAGTAATGGATTGGAAGCAACTAAAGAATGTAGGAGAAGTTCGTAGTTTCGTAGGCCGTGCAGAATACTATAGGATGTTTTTGAAAGGGTTTTCCAAGATATTTTTTTCATTATCTTCACTAACTCGCAAGGATACCAAGTTCAAATGGAATGATCAATGCAATAAGAGCTTCCAAGAACTCAAGAGAAGATTGATGAATGCTCCATTGTTGACTCTACCCGAGGGTAATGAAGTGATTTCCATTTCGAGTGATGCATCCAATATGGGATTGGGAGGAGTCATTATGCAGAATGCTATGATAGTATATGCTTTCACACAACTAAAAGATTACGAAAAGAACTATCTTACACATGACATAGAGTTTGCagtagtggtttttgcactgaagataTGA
- the LOC133819959 gene encoding uncharacterized protein LOC133819959: MRFGKKGKLSSHFVGPFPIVKRAGNVAYSLWLPEEMSVIHNVFHASMLRKYIPDPNHVLKKHTILVQDEQSYEEKPMEMLDCTVKKLHSKEISMVKDLWPNHRVEEATWEIEKDIKERYPELFLGSRKKLL, encoded by the coding sequence atgagatttggaaagaaaggaaaattaAGCTCGCATTTTGTAGGACCTTTTCCAATTGTCAAGCGTGCAGGAAATGTGGCTTATTCGTTGTGGTTGCCTGAGGAGATGTCTGTTATTCATAATGTCTTTCATGCATCTATGTTAAGGAAATACATACCAGACCCTAATCATGTGTTAAAGAAACATACCATTTTGGTTCAAGATGAACAAAGTTATGAGGAAAAACCAATGGAAATGCTTGACTGTACAGTGAAGAAGCTTCACAGCAAGGAAATTTCAATGGTGAAGGATTTATGGCCAAATCATAGAGTAGAAGAGGCAACATGGGAAATTGAAAAGGATATAAAGGAACGATATCCCGAGTTGTTCTTAGGTTCGAGGAAGAAACTTTTATAA